The genomic region CCACCAGCAGCAAGCCGATCTTTGTCGAACACAGCGTCGTGATCGACCGGCCCGCCCAGAGCGTTTACGACTTCTGGCGCAAGCTCGACAACTTGCCGCAGATCATGAGCCACTTGGAAACCGTCACGGTGCTGGACGAGCGCCGCAGCCGCTGGGTCGCCAAAGCACCGCTGGGCACCCATGTCGAGTGGGAAGCCGAAGTGGTGAACGATAAGCCCGGCGAGCGTATCGGCTGGCACAGCTTGCCCGGCGCGACGGTAGACAACGCGGGCAGCGTCCAATTTGAAAGCATGCCCAACGGCAGCACCCGCCTGCACGTGGCGCTGAGCTACCGCCCACCGGCTGGCCCGCTCGGAGCCGCCGTCGCTAAGATCTTTGGTGAAGAACCCAGTCAGCAGATCGCCGAGGATCTCCAGAAGTTCAAGCAGAGCTTCGAGGCCCAGAGCAAGAACTAAGCTCCAACAAACAGGGCGGCGGGAAAGGTTAAGAGCCTTCCCACCGCTTTTTTGTGACTGATTTTCTGTAGCTGAAACAAACAGGCTAAGCGCCTTTTTTGGGCTTCAGGAGGGTAGGACAGGCGATCCAACAACAAAGAAGCGCTCCCTTTCGCACGAGGCGAAAGGGAGCGCTGAAGATACAGAGCAGATTTTAGTGAACGGTAAGGGGCGTGAGATGAAAGGAGGTGATCCAACCGCACCTTCCGGTACAGTTACCTTGTTACGA from Deinococcus detaillensis harbors:
- a CDS encoding SRPBCC family protein, with protein sequence MTMESNTKDQQRLITGAAGGALALFGLIKRGPLGLLMAAAGGFLIFRAAGGSQMVNQVTGGGPTSSKPIFVEHSVVIDRPAQSVYDFWRKLDNLPQIMSHLETVTVLDERRSRWVAKAPLGTHVEWEAEVVNDKPGERIGWHSLPGATVDNAGSVQFESMPNGSTRLHVALSYRPPAGPLGAAVAKIFGEEPSQQIAEDLQKFKQSFEAQSKN